The following DNA comes from Salvia splendens isolate huo1 chromosome 17, SspV2, whole genome shotgun sequence.
TATATTCTTGGAATTTATGTATCATATTCACGATTGAATAAACGACCAATTCTCCCCACTGATTTTCTACATGGCCTTAGAGCAGATCGATCTTGGCTCAGAAAATTTTTATCATAGCCGATAATACCTTTTTCTCGACCCTTTTCAAACCAGATCAAGCCCAGATAACAGATCCTACAACCAAAAATGTCAGACACAGAGGACACAAGAACCGATCCAGAACAGGTAACAAGCATGAGGAATAGCAAAAGTATCACAGTTGCATACAAGTTGAATGGAAGAAACTACCCCCTTTGTTCTCGATTGATCAAAGTGAAAATTGGAGGCCGAGGAGCCTACTCATACATCAGGAGCGAGCCCCAAAAACTAGGATTCGATGTGTGGGAGGAAAACGACTTGGTGGTGTTCTTGTGGATCGTCGACAACATCGATAACGATATCGTTGCCGACTTCGTGCACCATCTAACCGCCAAAGCGCTGTGGGACAGTCTTGCCGTGACCTTCGAGAAAAAGTCCGACAAATACCACATCTACGACCTGGAAGAGAAGGCAATAAACATCAAACAAGGAAGCCTCGATTTGGAGACTTATTACCGGAGGATCCACGGGCTGTGGATCAACATCGACAGAAGCCAGAAGCAGCCGATTAGTTGCTGTGATAAGGGAATCGATCAGTTTCGAACACACTCGAATGAGAAAACGATTGATTAAATTTCAGACCGGATTGAATCAGGAGTACAATTCAATTCGGATGGACATCTTGAAGGAGGAACCGACCCCATCAGTGGAGGTAGCCTACGGATGGGTGAAGACGGAGGTGGCTCGACGTCGAATCATGCCACCTGCATCGGCCTCACCCACCGGAGAAGCCAACATCAGCAATGCCGATTCATTATTTGGGGGTGAAATCGGACATGGGCTCGCGGCGATCGGACAGGGCTCCGCCACCCAGAACCAGCGACCACCGTACCGCCGCGCTCCACTGCGCCCCTCCGCCACCAGCCGATCGGTAAATCAACGCCCCGACACCTCAAAATTATGGTGCTCCCACTGTGGAAAACAGAAGCACACATGGGAGACATGCTTCAAACGATTAGGGtacccggaatggtgggaggaGCGATAGAAATCGAGAGCACGGGGAGGGGGGTGCGTCAGGAGAAGCACACATGGGAGACATGCTTCAGGCGAAGCTCGTCGTGGGGATGAACAACGATGGAACACCACGGCGAATTGACAGAGGAAATCATGGGGAATCAGGTGGACCAGGGGAGGGGGTGCGTCAGGAGGACCAACCCGTCGACGGCAACGTGAGAGGCGCCGAGAATTTCGTGAAGAGGACTGGAATCCTCGACGGAACGGCGTAAGGAGGTAACGGGTTTGGGTTAAtcccaaaccctaatttccctcatttaaatCTCACTTATTTACAATTTCTACCCCATAAGAACTGGAAATTTCGGAAAATATCCCATGTTGTTAATATTCGCCCCCCTGACTGCCCGAAAATTGCAATTGAACCCCAGACTGGTCGAGAATATCATATTTGCCCCGATTATGTGTCTAAAAATCATTTTGAACCCCTACGAGAAACTTCCGCAGCATTTCATGTTCATAATGTAATTGATAAACACTCCAAGGGTTGGAcatttgattgtggggcaactgatactATGACTCCGGAAAGGAATGATTTTATTACTTTTGATAATGGCACGAAGTCATATATTAGAACTGCGAGTAGGGAATTGATTACTGTTGAAGGATCAGGCACAATTGAAATTTCACCTACACTCAGACTCATGAACTTTCTATATGTCCCTACTTTATCTCAGAGACTGCTGtccattagtcatgtgactaaggaaTTAAATTTCACGCTCCTAATGCACCCCGACTTTTGTATTttgcaggatattcagacgagaAGGATTCTTGGGCATGGCACTAAGAAGCAAGGACTCTATTACGTGGACGAAatagctcaacatggcagtACAATGttggctcacggatccacgaaacaggaaacttggctctggcaccgaagactaggacacctTTCTCCTGGTTACTTTAAATTGCTTTATCTGGACCTTCTAATTTCTTCTAATTTTTcatgtgaaacttgtgttttggccaagagccatagACAGTCTTTTAAGCCTACAAATACTCGTCTGAAATCCATGTTTTCTTTAGTACACTCTGACGTTTGGGGTCCCGCACCAGTGGTGGGCGGgaatggttttcgatactttgtgatttttattgatgattgcactagaatgacgtgggtttattttttgaaaaacaaatctGATGTGTTTGATAGATTTACCTCGTTCTTTAAATTGATTGAAACACAATTTCATACCACTATCAAAACCcttaggtcagataatgggagggaattcgtTAACGGTGCTATGACCCAATTTTGCAAAGAAAAATGAGTGATCCACCAAACCTCGTGTGCctatacaccagaacaaaatggggttgccgagcggaaaaataggacaatcctagaaatGACCCGAGCTATAATGATTAAATCCAAAGTCCCCAAATATTTTTGGCCAGAAGCAGTTGCTACATCCATCTACCTCATCAATCGCCTTCCTACAAAAATCCTGAACATGAAAAACCCCCTTCATTAACTATCCAAACAAGCCAAAATACCCGAACACTTGAACCTTCAGCCCAAAGTCTTTGGCTGTACCGTCTACACTCATATCCCAAAACACGAAAGAACCAAACTATCACCTTGTGCAACCAAATGTGTCTTTCTGTGGTATGGAGTGAATCAAAAATGTTACAGATGCTATGACCCTTCCATTCGAAAAATCACTACCACCATACACTGCAATTTCCTGGAAACTAAATTTTTCTATcatacccaccttagtagtcagggggagagtgttCTAAGTAATTCGgaggactatctaagttgggttgtgccattGCCAAGCTCCTCGATTGGGGATTCAACAGATCCAGTTGTGGTCACTGCCGCCGAGCATGTCTCGCCACAAGAACCTTCTCATCCACTCCCAAACGATCCTCCTCTGACGATATCTGAGGTCATTACTGAACCGAATGTTGTTGAGAGTCTAGTTATTACTGACCCGGTTGATACAGAACCCAAGAGGAGGATAACACTGTGGATGAAGACCCTAGGAGATATGTGCTTCCTTTCCGAAGTACAAGGGGGATTCCGCCAAATCGATATTCACCTAAAAAGATAGGGAAGAAGAGCCGCTATGGGGTGGCAAACTTCGTACAAGGAAATCTGACTAAAATGGCTCAGGCATTTGAGGCAGCACTgtacgaagaagaagaaatcccataGACAGCCGAGGAGGCAATGAAGCATAAGAAGTGGAGGGAAGCAATGCTTATTGAAATGAAAGCCCTGATGAAGAATAATACGCGGATCACAAGCAAATTGCCTGAAGGAGCTAGAACTATCGGGTGTAGATGGGTATTCACGATAAAAAGAAGACCAGATGGGACAATAGAGAGATACAAGACACGACTCGTGGCGAAAGGATACACCCAGACGTATGATGTGGACTATGCTAAAACGTTGTCCCCGGTTGCTAAGATTAATATCGTGCGGGTGTTACTCTCGATTGCTACTAATAAGGATTGGCCGCTCCAACAGTTGGATGTGACAAATGCATTCCTGCACGGAGAGTTACCTAAGCCAGTATTCATGGAACCACCGCCTGGTTTCACGGGAGATTTTGTAGATGGGGAAGTGTGCCAGCTCAAGAAGACACTATACGGGTTGAAATAGTGACCTCGagcatggtttgggagatttaCAGAAATAATAAAGAAGTACGAATACGATCAGAGTAATGCAGATCAAGAAAAGAGGAGGAAAGATCACATGTCTGATCatatatgtagacgacatgatcattactggagatgatgaagaggagatAGTCGAACTAAGGAAGAACTTATTCcatgagtttgagatgaaggatcttggtcTCCTTAAGTACTTCTTGGGGATAGAGGTGCTAAGGTCAAAGAAGGGAATCTTCATAAATCAGAGGAAATATATACTTGACTTGTTGGCCGAGATAGGGATGATCGATtgtaagccagcagatactCTTATGGTGCAAAATCATGGATTGTAGATAGTGGAAGGAGTAAAGCCGACCAACAGGGAGACATATCAGAGGTTGTCGGGAAACTTATCTATTTATCTCACACAAGGCCAGATATTGCGTACGCAGTTGGAGTAGTGAGTCAGTCTATGCATGCACCGCAAGAAGCACATTGGGAAGCGGTTTTGAGAATCGTTCGGTATCTGAAAGGAACAGCTAAACATGGACTTATGTTTGAGAAGCATGGACACATGGAGATACATGGTTTCACCGATGCTGACTAGGTGGGgaacccaaatgatagaaaatcgACTGCCGGATATTTCACATTTGTAGGAGGGAACCTTGTAacgtggagaagcaagaagcagaaggtaGTAGCGCTTTCTAGCGCAGAGGCAGAGTTTAGAGGAATTAAGAGTGGACTAACAGAGATATTATGGCTGCGAAGACTGATGACggatgataaggctcatttcatgcatcagtttaGGGGtgaaatgtacgctacttgatcagttttatGTGCAGAAATGttacttgaccaaggcaactgGGTCAGACTGATCGAGCAAGTACAATAGGTGAAAAAGGCCAGATTtcgggggaagttgatcaaggggagtaatcaagcagttaaggaggggaccactggatgtcaaaaggacacgcgaggctataagctggatggtgcgcagtattctgttatcaaggatgaCGTTCTAAAAGGGGACATGTgttggaatatgagacgcaaggacggagttGAGTCACGATTCTGTTGCTGAAAAGCGTcatcattctagaagaagagcacgtagcaatcaatgagtcgctcactctcagcatgagctaatattccctgccaagatcgttatccagctggaggtcgtgccgagcctataaatagaggatgtgccaccacacaaAAGAGAgccgatcctttactttccgtctagtttagcttagttctagtgtttagttcagttctctagaatagcttagtttagtttagataaagtaatgcttagttagaaagggggaTTGAAGAAGCgttgcagaatacttgttatctgtcggcgtagtcttaagtttcccgcAGAGGCTCCTCTCGGTTTTAATAGCTTTCGTAGTTTCCcaagtattagcttagtttaaatttcacgttgtaatgagtttagttttaattaaagttACTTtagttttcatcctcgcatttactgctttaatttcatcttcgagcacttgacccagtagttaaagttaccTTTATCAAGCtagcaagtttaattctgcctagagtaaaatcagtagttaaaaactcccaagttaaagcgtggcagcaaccaaccccctgttcactattcacacacttgatacaccaacttctctgtaggatcgaccccgaacttgccgctttactgttaaagtagtgcaaaattgggagttataaattactttggtgggtaaacgagtgagagcgagtttgcatcgatcaagtggcaacgacatttgctaactaatCCAATCGGTTATCtttaatataacttggtccgaattcgctTGTCGTTCGAAACCTGCtcaccaaaatggcgccgttgccggggaagcatagtgttattttatgtttgtgcgtagtgcgtaggtgtatataatcttattttctttgttttcttttttttactgttgatgagaaggtaccaacgcggtggacactcGAATCACCCCTTTCTAAACAGAGagactaacgctcattggagagtccaagAAGTCGGCGTtgtcaccactcgttacagagtagcattagaagcagcagcagccactgAACAGCCTAAACAACCACCACCTGAacaagcagagatggcccttgTTGCTGACGACTTCGGAATcggctctctgcacgctcatgatgagaaggagcccacacatgccattgccgctaCTCCTGAGATGCGGACCATAGCTATCAAGTCAGGAGTATTGGCCGTTTTTTCCCATTTCTACGGCCATTCAAAAGAATGCCCGTACGCTTTTCTAGAGGagttctgccgatactgtgatattcagcccgtacCGGCTGGATCTACATCCGAGGACTACAG
Coding sequences within:
- the LOC121774412 gene encoding uncharacterized mitochondrial protein AtMg00810-like translates to MQIKKRGGKITCLIIYVDDMIITGDDEEEIVELRKNLFHEFEMKDLGLLKYFLGIEVLRSKKGIFINQRKYILDLLAEIGMIDYSGRSKADQQGDISEVVGKLIYLSHTRPDIAYAVGVVSQSMHAPQEAHWEAVLRIVRYLKGTAKHGLMFEKHGHMEIHGFTDAD